A single Crateriforma conspicua DNA region contains:
- a CDS encoding DUF6797 domain-containing protein → MLPADLSVAETFEDEFLDQPIATIAARARVLGDPIRGYQLFHRSGLSCVQCHPTNGGEELLGPDLSRMQQRSSYAHVIQSVLRPDAVVTEGFQSATLLLDSGQVVRGIVRGETDDALRLAIPGQTELQAIAKEEVEERLIGKSLMPGGLVNQLSDESQFYDLVAYVVGLGSGSSSVDHVDSSQRNAAADDPIPLPEYESDLNHALLIRQWDDVSFERGKAVYQSLCINCHGDHRQPGSLPNALRFASGVFANGGDPYSMYRTLTHGFRMMMPQRQLVPREKYDVIHYIREAYLRPHNESQYSRVDDAYLNSLPKGGRTGPNAEQRQPWREMDYGPFLINTYEVTGPDTGPRPGITREERQRAAEQNRPPQEVWPDNTNIAYKGIAIRLDTGDGGVAAGHQFVVFDHDTMRVAGAWMGDGFIDWRGILFNGNHAVTPRTVGEFHFGNLPAPGWAHPINGTLDDPRLRGKDGRAYGPMPKDWVRYRGLYRHPERIVLSYQVGDTSVLESYDAKTVGDVAVWQRILNVGPTATELLMRVAPTDQVDVTVHPQLDLIDIRGDWFVRVPASDKSLRFVVDIAKKGSMPTDQSAAQPGDAIDLSGFMDGGLPKEPERWTTEIEAGNRDDAFSVDTLTRPFANRYRSRLRLSGLDFIDDDTLVVCCWDGDVWTVRGITHGNGVVQWRRIATGLFQPLGIKVIGDRIYVACRDQIVILNDLNNDGETDFYECFNSDHQVTDHFHEFAMGLQCDDQGNFYYAKSARHARDSLVPQHGTLLKVSADGESTEILANGFRAANGVCLNDDGSFFVTDQEGHWNPMNRINRVEPGKFYGNMYSYGAPDDSSDDAMEPPLCWPNKLFDRSPAELLWVDSPKWGKLNGSLLSLSYGFGKIFVVPHEQVGTVWQGGMCELPIDRFPTGIMRGRFHAADGQLYVCGLHAWASDQSEQKGGLYRVRVTDRPAHLPIGLAAHCEGITLTFTESVDPGVAKDPRQYMVDTWTLKRTSNYGSRLYDEQSLEIDEIQISDDGRRVTLKLPDIQPTWCMQISYKLADAQGVRFLGTVQNTIHALSEQNPAAP, encoded by the coding sequence ATGTTGCCGGCCGATCTTTCTGTCGCAGAGACATTCGAAGACGAGTTTCTTGATCAACCGATCGCAACAATCGCCGCGCGTGCTCGGGTCCTGGGAGATCCGATTCGCGGCTATCAATTGTTTCACCGGTCGGGGCTTAGCTGCGTTCAATGCCACCCGACCAACGGCGGCGAAGAACTTCTGGGACCCGATCTGTCACGTATGCAGCAGCGCTCGTCTTATGCGCACGTGATTCAGTCCGTGCTTCGTCCCGATGCTGTGGTGACTGAAGGTTTTCAATCGGCCACACTTTTGCTGGACAGTGGTCAGGTCGTCCGCGGAATCGTACGCGGCGAAACGGACGACGCGTTGCGACTTGCCATCCCTGGGCAAACGGAGTTACAGGCGATTGCCAAGGAAGAAGTGGAAGAACGTCTGATCGGAAAGTCGCTGATGCCCGGTGGGTTGGTCAACCAGTTGTCGGACGAATCACAGTTCTATGATTTGGTTGCTTACGTGGTCGGTCTTGGATCGGGATCGTCGTCTGTCGATCACGTGGATTCAAGCCAACGAAACGCTGCTGCGGATGACCCGATTCCGTTGCCCGAATATGAATCGGACCTGAATCATGCGCTGTTGATTCGCCAATGGGACGACGTTTCTTTTGAACGCGGCAAAGCCGTCTATCAGTCATTGTGTATCAACTGTCACGGTGATCATCGGCAACCGGGATCGTTGCCCAATGCGTTGCGTTTTGCATCGGGCGTGTTCGCCAACGGCGGCGATCCGTATTCGATGTACCGTACGTTGACGCACGGGTTTCGGATGATGATGCCGCAGCGGCAATTGGTGCCACGGGAAAAGTACGACGTCATTCACTACATCCGCGAAGCCTATCTGCGTCCACACAATGAATCCCAGTATTCGCGAGTGGATGACGCCTATTTGAATTCGCTGCCCAAGGGGGGACGCACCGGACCGAACGCGGAACAACGTCAACCGTGGCGTGAAATGGACTATGGCCCGTTCTTGATCAATACATACGAGGTCACCGGTCCTGATACCGGGCCGCGTCCAGGGATCACACGAGAAGAACGTCAACGGGCGGCGGAACAGAATCGCCCGCCGCAAGAAGTTTGGCCCGACAATACCAACATCGCCTACAAGGGGATCGCGATTCGCTTGGACACCGGCGACGGCGGGGTTGCCGCGGGTCATCAATTCGTCGTTTTTGATCACGACACGATGCGTGTTGCCGGTGCTTGGATGGGCGACGGTTTCATCGACTGGCGCGGAATCCTGTTCAATGGGAATCACGCGGTCACGCCGCGCACGGTCGGTGAGTTTCATTTCGGCAATCTGCCAGCGCCCGGTTGGGCACATCCGATCAACGGCACTTTGGACGACCCACGTCTTCGTGGAAAAGATGGACGCGCTTACGGCCCGATGCCAAAAGACTGGGTTCGATATCGAGGGCTGTATCGTCACCCCGAGCGAATCGTCCTTTCCTACCAAGTCGGTGACACGAGCGTCTTGGAATCTTACGACGCGAAAACGGTCGGTGACGTTGCGGTGTGGCAACGGATTTTGAACGTCGGACCCACGGCAACCGAGTTATTGATGCGTGTGGCACCCACGGACCAAGTGGATGTGACGGTGCATCCACAATTGGATTTGATCGATATCCGGGGCGATTGGTTCGTCCGTGTTCCCGCGTCTGACAAGTCGCTTCGGTTCGTGGTCGATATCGCCAAGAAGGGCAGCATGCCGACGGACCAAAGCGCTGCCCAACCCGGCGACGCGATTGATCTAAGCGGATTCATGGATGGTGGATTGCCGAAAGAGCCCGAACGTTGGACGACCGAGATTGAAGCCGGCAATCGCGATGATGCGTTTTCAGTCGACACACTGACGCGACCTTTTGCGAATCGCTATCGCAGCCGACTGCGATTGTCGGGGTTGGATTTTATAGACGACGATACTTTGGTGGTTTGTTGTTGGGACGGTGACGTTTGGACCGTGCGGGGAATTACCCACGGAAATGGGGTCGTTCAATGGCGTCGTATTGCAACGGGGTTGTTTCAGCCTTTGGGGATCAAGGTGATTGGCGATCGAATCTACGTCGCTTGTCGTGATCAGATCGTGATTCTGAACGATTTGAACAACGACGGAGAAACCGATTTTTACGAGTGTTTCAACAGCGACCATCAAGTGACGGACCACTTCCACGAATTTGCGATGGGGCTTCAGTGCGACGACCAAGGCAATTTTTACTATGCCAAAAGTGCCCGCCATGCTCGTGATTCGCTGGTTCCCCAGCACGGAACGCTGTTAAAGGTCAGCGCTGATGGCGAATCGACGGAGATTCTTGCCAACGGTTTTCGAGCCGCCAACGGCGTTTGTCTCAATGATGATGGTTCCTTCTTCGTCACCGATCAAGAAGGCCATTGGAATCCGATGAACCGCATCAATCGCGTCGAGCCAGGAAAGTTCTATGGCAACATGTATTCCTATGGTGCGCCAGATGATTCCAGTGATGATGCGATGGAACCACCACTATGCTGGCCGAACAAGTTGTTCGACCGATCACCCGCTGAATTGCTGTGGGTCGACAGTCCGAAATGGGGCAAACTGAACGGCAGTCTGCTGAGCTTGTCGTACGGCTTTGGGAAGATCTTTGTGGTGCCCCACGAACAGGTCGGTACCGTGTGGCAGGGCGGCATGTGCGAATTGCCCATCGATCGTTTTCCGACCGGGATCATGCGAGGCCGTTTCCATGCCGCTGATGGTCAGCTGTACGTTTGCGGTCTGCACGCTTGGGCAAGCGACCAAAGCGAACAAAAGGGCGGGTTGTATCGCGTGCGGGTGACCGATCGCCCGGCCCATTTGCCGATCGGTTTGGCGGCACATTGTGAGGGCATCACATTGACCTTCACTGAGTCGGTCGATCCCGGGGTAGCCAAAGATCCACGGCAATACATGGTCGATACGTGGACACTGAAACGAACGTCCAACTATGGATCGCGACTGTACGACGAACAATCGTTGGAGATTGATGAAATTCAGATTTCCGACGATGGCCGCCGGGTGACGCTGAAGTTGCCTGATATTCAACCGACCTGGTGCATGCAGATTTCCTACAAGCTGGCCGATGCCCAGGGTGTCCGCTTTCTGGGCACAGTGCAAAACACGATTCACGCGTTGTCCGAACAGAACCCGGCCGCCCCTTGA
- a CDS encoding NUDIX domain-containing protein: MSQSTPRRHGPWTINQSATVYQDPWIRVCRDEVTRPDGKPGTHSVVHLKHGVSVLAIDHNRDVYLTEEFHYGVGRVTLESVSGGIEPGEDAESTARRELKEEIGIVANRWTDLGVCDPFTASVVSPTKLYLAEEIRHEQATPEGTELIRCVRMPLADAVEKVLRSEITHAPSCLLILMADRIR, from the coding sequence ATGAGCCAATCGACCCCACGACGGCACGGACCTTGGACGATCAACCAATCCGCCACGGTCTATCAAGACCCATGGATTCGGGTTTGTCGTGATGAAGTCACGCGCCCCGATGGGAAGCCGGGCACCCACAGTGTGGTACATCTAAAGCACGGCGTGTCGGTTCTAGCAATCGATCACAATCGTGACGTCTATCTGACCGAAGAGTTTCACTACGGCGTCGGACGCGTGACTTTGGAATCAGTCAGTGGTGGCATCGAACCCGGCGAAGACGCCGAGTCGACCGCACGTCGTGAGTTGAAGGAAGAGATCGGTATCGTTGCCAATCGCTGGACCGATCTGGGCGTCTGTGATCCGTTCACGGCCAGTGTCGTTTCACCGACTAAGCTTTATCTGGCCGAAGAAATCCGGCATGAACAAGCGACCCCCGAGGGCACCGAACTGATCCGCTGCGTTCGCATGCCACTGGCCGATGCGGTGGAAAAGGTTCTTCGCAGCGAAATCACCCATGCCCCCAGTTGCCTGCTGATCTTGATGGCGGATCGTATCCGCTGA